GAAGATCGACGCGGCAACCCTCACCAAGCTGGAAGACCACGGCGAGACCGGCCACGCCCATGAGGGCGAGGAAGAGCACGCCGAGGAGGAGCACGCGGAGGAGGAGTCGGCGCTCGACCCGCACGTCTGGCTGGACCCGGTGAAGTACGCCGAGGTCGCCGAGGGTGTCGGCGCCGCCTTGGAGAAGGCCGACCCGGACAACGCGGCCGACTACAAGAAGAACACCGCGGCCCTGGTCGCGAAGCTGAACACGCTGAACACCGACTTCGAGGACGGCCTGAAGAACACCGACACGAAGGTGTTCTTCACCAACCACTCCGCCTTCGGTTACCTCGCCGAGCGCTACGGCCTGACCCAGGAGTCCATCTCCGGTCTGGACCCGGAGACCGAGCCGAGCGCGGCGCGGATCAAGGAACTCCAGACGGAGGCGAAGGCCGACGGCGTGACGACCGTCTTCTACGAGACGCTGGTCTCCGACAAGACGGCCAAGACCCTGGCCGACGACGCCGGGCTGAAGACTGATGTGCTCGACCCGCTCGAGGGCATCACCGACAAGTCCAAGGGCGACGACTACTTCGGGGTCATGCAGGCGAACCTGACGGCCCTGGAGAAGGCGCTCGGCGCGAAGTGACCCAGCAGTACCCGGCAGTTCGGAGGCGCACGCCATGACGGCACGTAAAGCCGGCGACCCCGTCATATCCCTGCGGAGCGTGACGGCGGAGCTCGGCTCGCGCCCCGTGCTGCGCGGCATCGACCTCACCGTGGGCCACGGTGAGGTCGTCGCGCTGCTCGGCGCCAACGGCTCCGGCAAGTCGACCGCGGTACGCACGGTCATCGGCCAGGTCCCGGTGTCCGGCGGCGAGATAGAGATCTTCGGCACCCCGCGGCGCCGGTTCCGCGACTGGGCGCGGGTCGGCTACGTCCCACAGCGCACGACAGCCGCGGGCGGTGTCCCGGCGACGGTGACCGAGGTCGTCTCCTCG
This genomic window from Streptomyces sp. DG2A-72 contains:
- a CDS encoding zinc ABC transporter substrate-binding protein codes for the protein MNARRRLIPTAVVTALGLAALSACSSDSGSDTASAAGNTDKFDVVASFYPMQFLAEQIGGDHVNVSTLTEPGQEPHDLEISAKQTAALQESDAVLYLKTLQPAVDEAVEQSGVKTKIDAATLTKLEDHGETGHAHEGEEEHAEEEHAEEESALDPHVWLDPVKYAEVAEGVGAALEKADPDNAADYKKNTAALVAKLNTLNTDFEDGLKNTDTKVFFTNHSAFGYLAERYGLTQESISGLDPETEPSAARIKELQTEAKADGVTTVFYETLVSDKTAKTLADDAGLKTDVLDPLEGITDKSKGDDYFGVMQANLTALEKALGAK